One genomic region from Mycoplasmoides pirum ATCC 25960 encodes:
- a CDS encoding alpha/beta fold hydrolase, which yields MMQIEKTIFDKNLEVYKYFSPKHKHKSIVIFCHGIAAAHHNFEPLIPYLGKYTFYQFTLPGHNNLPFKSKEINIESYAQKIYKWINENNFKNVILMGHSMGAAIVAKVSTMLDSRLVKGLILIAPYNVKCVNLKSAFAINLFLNLNFLKKYVHKYETNQKDKMNDLNLHKTIEEFIQFVDEHKKQINHLVMNLCNPKSLKNSSTCYKNISWPTYLILGENDVIVPTKTTEKYFKKIIPHVEVTIFKDTSHVLPIEIPKKFMNKINEIIQQLL from the coding sequence ATGATGCAAATTGAAAAAACAATATTTGATAAAAATTTAGAAGTTTATAAATATTTTTCCCCAAAACACAAGCATAAAAGTATTGTGATTTTTTGTCATGGAATTGCAGCAGCACATCATAATTTTGAACCACTTATTCCATATTTAGGTAAGTATACTTTTTATCAATTTACATTACCTGGTCATAATAATTTACCTTTCAAATCAAAAGAAATAAATATTGAAAGTTACGCACAAAAAATTTATAAATGAATTAATGAAAATAATTTTAAAAATGTCATATTGATGGGACATTCAATGGGTGCAGCTATAGTAGCAAAGGTATCTACAATGTTAGATTCTAGATTGGTTAAAGGTTTAATATTAATTGCACCATACAATGTTAAGTGTGTTAATTTGAAAAGTGCATTTGCAATTAATTTGTTTTTGAATTTAAATTTTTTAAAAAAATATGTTCACAAGTATGAAACTAATCAAAAAGATAAAATGAATGATTTAAATCTTCATAAAACTATAGAAGAATTTATTCAATTTGTAGATGAACATAAAAAACAAATTAATCATTTAGTGATGAATTTATGTAACCCTAAATCTTTGAAAAATTCTTCAACATGTTATAAAAATATAAGTTGACCTACATATCTGATATTGGGAGAAAATGATGTAATCGTTCCAACAAAAACAACAGAAAAATATTTTAAAAAAATTATCCCACATGTAGAAGTAACAATTTTTAAAGATACATCTCATGTTTTACCAATTGAAATACCAAAAAAATTTATGAATAAAATTAATGAAATAATTCAACAGTTATTATAA
- a CDS encoding APC family permease produces the protein MNMNNDVLVQESGNNSNVSAAERSLANAPTSKKIGFISAIAIVIGSSVGAGIFFKSSTVLAYSGSNLIWAIFSWVIAAFAVICMALALIEIASARNDNLSMIGWCKEFNGKYIYKGCKYFMTFIYLPLTFFFMPIYVIVSLQDALAGFNVNNNFGTSNDWAIWMIIILAISIYFIFVCGLSSKATNIQNWIITALKFIPLVVVAILGFVLAAMPVTNTDGTTTGGINNIGDPNLWNGSATNLFELTPFFGTFGAMAAIFFAFDGFYVTAGLQSEMREPKKTPKAIFIGLVIVTVIYLIIAVSMSLGSAGGSFYSFQDWLKAKNVGWLFGVINILIAVGVLGIINGFAAWAPRFVEDLIKEGELVIPSRTLLMLNRPQPILGTLYTFTLSVPVIIVFCIIGGLGYFPGSYAGAYDGTGFSSQAKLINFADLMATWVSLFAFAFIAFAIFGGLMNRKTNRVATQRNSYFKFTGWVSFVLVALGLIFSVAQPFVNLGLVGAQYSEKPNELLDPLIGNLLLCVILFLFAGICFGPVYFEEKIAKNRLNKLNNVASLMNYSNDQIVKTIQPAILNNDWNLLAEILVKEFNIEESYVQKVIKYTIISALKINKKKHLLQLESSHTIFNNETKWILDKEINLTKSCIDSCNTKHWYFVKKAPVNLNN, from the coding sequence ATGAATATGAATAATGATGTATTAGTTCAAGAAAGCGGAAACAATAGTAATGTTTCAGCTGCTGAACGTTCATTAGCAAATGCACCCACAAGTAAAAAAATTGGTTTTATAAGTGCAATTGCTATTGTTATTGGTAGTTCTGTTGGTGCTGGAATCTTTTTTAAATCTAGTACGGTTTTAGCTTACTCTGGAAGTAATTTAATTTGAGCTATTTTTTCATGAGTTATAGCTGCATTTGCAGTTATTTGTATGGCTTTAGCTTTAATTGAAATTGCTAGTGCTAGAAATGATAATCTTTCAATGATTGGATGATGTAAAGAATTCAATGGTAAGTATATATACAAGGGTTGTAAATATTTTATGACCTTCATCTATTTGCCATTAACATTCTTTTTCATGCCTATTTATGTAATTGTTTCATTGCAAGATGCTTTGGCTGGATTTAATGTCAATAATAATTTTGGTACTAGTAATGATTGAGCTATTTGAATGATTATCATTTTAGCTATTTCTATTTACTTTATTTTTGTTTGTGGTCTTTCATCAAAAGCAACTAATATTCAAAACTGAATTATTACAGCTTTAAAATTTATTCCTTTAGTAGTTGTTGCTATTTTAGGTTTTGTATTAGCTGCAATGCCAGTTACAAATACTGATGGAACAACAACGGGTGGAATAAATAATATTGGTGATCCTAATTTATGAAATGGTAGTGCAACTAATTTATTTGAATTAACACCATTTTTTGGAACTTTTGGTGCAATGGCTGCTATTTTCTTTGCATTTGATGGTTTCTATGTTACTGCTGGTTTACAATCAGAAATGCGTGAACCTAAAAAAACACCTAAAGCAATATTTATTGGATTAGTTATTGTTACTGTAATTTATCTAATTATTGCAGTTTCAATGTCATTAGGTAGTGCTGGTGGTAGTTTCTATTCATTCCAAGATTGATTAAAAGCTAAAAATGTTGGTTGATTATTTGGAGTAATTAATATTTTAATTGCTGTTGGTGTATTAGGAATTATTAATGGTTTTGCTGCATGAGCTCCAAGATTTGTAGAAGATTTGATTAAAGAAGGAGAACTTGTAATTCCTTCTAGAACTTTATTAATGTTAAATCGTCCACAACCAATATTAGGAACATTATATACATTTACTTTAAGTGTTCCTGTAATTATTGTTTTCTGTATTATTGGTGGATTAGGTTATTTCCCTGGTAGTTATGCTGGTGCATATGATGGAACTGGATTCTCATCTCAAGCAAAACTAATTAATTTTGCTGATTTAATGGCGACTTGAGTTTCATTATTTGCGTTTGCTTTTATTGCGTTCGCAATTTTTGGTGGTTTGATGAATCGAAAAACTAATAGAGTAGCAACACAAAGAAACTCATATTTTAAATTTACTGGATGAGTTAGTTTTGTGTTAGTTGCTTTGGGGTTAATTTTCAGTGTTGCTCAACCATTTGTTAATTTAGGTTTAGTTGGTGCACAATATTCTGAAAAACCTAATGAATTATTAGATCCATTAATTGGAAATCTATTATTGTGTGTTATCTTATTCTTGTTTGCTGGAATTTGTTTTGGTCCAGTTTACTTTGAAGAAAAAATTGCAAAAAATCGTTTAAACAAATTAAACAATGTTGCTTCATTAATGAATTATTCTAATGATCAAATTGTAAAAACTATTCAACCTGCTATTCTAAATAATGATTGAAATCTTTTAGCTGAAATTTTAGTTAAAGAATTTAATATTGAAGAATCTTATGTTCAAAAAGTTATTAAGTACACAATTATTAGTGCTTTGAAAATTAATAAGAAAAAACATTTATTGCAATTAGAATCATCACATACTATTTTTAATAATGAAACAAAATGAATTCTTGATAAAGAAATAAATCTTACAAAATCATGTATTGATTCATGTAATACAAAACATTGATATTTTGTTAAGAAAGCACCTGTAAATTTAAATAATTAA